The segment GCGCTGACCGCCGGACACTGTCTGCTCGCCCCGCCGGGTAAATTTGATAAGCCGGTGGCGCTGCGTTTTATGGCCAGCGACAAAGGCTGGCGCTACGAGCTGCATGATATCGACGCGCGGGTTGAACCCTCGCTGGCGTCAAAATTAAAGGCGGATGGTGAAGGCTGGATCGTACCGAGCAGTGCGGCACCCTATGATTACGGCATTGTGATACTGCGCAATCCGCCGTCAGCGATTACGCCAATCCCCCTGTTCGACGGTTCACGCAGCGATCTCACGGCCGCGCTGAAACTGACCGGCCGCAAGGTGACCCAGGCGGGCTATCCGGCCGATCATCTTGATACGCTCTACTCCCACAGTAACTGTCTGATCACCGGCTGGGCGCAGCGCGCCGTGCTTTCCCATCAGTGCGACACGCTGCCGGGCGACAGCGGTTCTCCGCTGCTGCTGAACAGCGAGAATGGCTGGCAGTTAATTGCGGTTCAGAGTTCAGCGCCGGCTGCAAAAGATCGCTATCTGGCGGACAACCGCGCGATTGCCGTCACCTCGTTCAAAGACAAGCTGGAATCGCTCGCGCAGTAAGCCAGCCAGACCGCACTGTCCGGGGCGCTGTTAACCGCGCGCCCCGGCGCTCTTAGTTCGCGATCTGGTCCATCGTCTGCAGGATCCGTTTATCCGAGATGGGATAAGGTGTTCCCAGCTGCTGAGCAAAGTAGCTGATGCGCAGCTCCTCGATCATCCAGCGGATGTTCTGCACCTCTTCATCATCCTGGCGCTGCGGCGGCAGTTTATTCCGCCACGCCTGATAAGCCTGCTCCACCGCCTGCACTTTTAACATGCGGGCGCGATCGCTGTGCGGATCGGCTGGCAGTTTCTCCAGGCGGCGCTCGATGCCGTGCAGATAACGCAGCGTATCGGCCAGCCGCTGCCAGCCGTTTCCGGTGACAAAGCCGCGATAGACCAGACCGCTCATCTGCGCCTTGATATCAGAGAGCGCCAGCGCCATCGTCATATCGACCCGCCCCTTGAGACGCTTGTTGATGTTGAAGACGGCTGTCAGGATCTGCTCGACCTGACTGGCGATGGTGACCACGGTCTCATTGAGTTCGCCGCGCACTTTGTCACGCAGCTGCTCGAAAGTGGCCTGATCCCAGGCCGGACCGCCCGCCTCCGCCATCAGCTTGTCGATGCCACAGGCGATGCAGTCGTCGATCAGCTCCAGCACTTTGCCATAGGGATTGAAGTAGAGGCCGAGCTTGGCTTTGTTGGGCAGCTTTTCGTGCAGATATTTCACCGGCGACGGCACATTCAGCAGCAGCAGCCGACGCTGGCCGCGCCACATCATCTTCTGCTGCTCCTGCTCGCTGTCAAACAGGCGGATCGCCACGCTCTCTTTCTCATCCACCAGCGCCGGCCAGGCTTTGACCTGATAACTGCCGCGCTTCTGCTCGTAGCTGCGGGGCAGCTCGCCAAAGCTCCAGATATGCAGCCCGCTCTGCTCCAGGCCATCGTCGGCCACTTTCGACAGCGTTTCCTGCACTTTGCCTTTCAGCTGAGCCTTGAGCGCGGTGAGATCTTTGCCTTCCAGCAGTTTGCGATTGTGCTCATCCACCACCCGGAAGGTCATTTTCAGATGATCGGGCACCTGTTCCCACTGCCACTCTTCGCGGTCCAGCGTGACGCCGGTCATGCGGCGAAACTCGCGCGCCAGCGCATCAACCAGCGGCATCTCCATCGCCGTGACCCTGCCCAGGAACGCCTCGGCATAGTCAGGTGCCGGCACCATATGACGGCGCAGCGGTTTGGGCAGCGACTTGATCAGCGCGATAATCAGCTCACGACGGATGCCGGGGATCTGCCACTCAAATCCGGCATCCTCCACCTGATTCAGCAGCGGCAGCGGAATATGCACCGTCACGCCATCCGCATCCGCGCCCGGCTCGAACTGATAGCTCAGCTTCAGTTTCAGGTTGCCCTGATGCCAGAAGTTGGGATAGTCGAGCTGGCTGACGCTGTTCGCGCCCTCTTTCATCAGCATCTCTCTGTCGAAGTTCAGCAGCTGCGCATTTTCACGGCTGGCCTGTTTCCACCAGCTGTCAAAATGTTTCGCCGACACCACCTCTTTGCCGATGCGCTGGTCGTAAAAGGCAAACAGCGTTTCATCGTCGACCAGAATGTCGCGACGACGGGATTTGTGCTCCAGATCCTCCACTTCGCTGCGCAGTTTCTGGTTGGCCCGGAAGAAGGCGTGACGGGTCTGCCAGTCGCCCTCCACCAGCGCGTGACGGATAAAGAGTTCACGGCTCAGCACCGGATCGATACGGCCATAGTTCACCTTACGGGCGGCAACAATCGGCAGCCCGTAAAGCGTGACCTTTTCGGAGGCCATCACCGCGCCCTGCGATTTCTCCCAGTGCGGCTCGCTGTAGCTGCGTTTGATCAGATGCTGCGCCAGCGGCTCGATCCACTCCGGCTCGATCCGGCCCGCAGTCCGGCCCCACAGGCGGCTGGTCTCCACCAGCTCCGCCACCATCGTCCACTTTGGCGGCTTCTTAAAGAGCCCGGAACCGGGGAAGATGGCGAAACGGGTATTGCGCGCGCCGGTATACTCCTGTCTGTCGCTGTCTTTCTGGCCGATATGCGACAGCAGCCCGCTCAGCAGCGCGCAGTGCACCTGCTGCAGTTCGGCCGGTTCGCTGTTTACCGGGATCCCCAGCTCACGCACCACCTGACGCAGCTGCGTGTAGATATCCTGCCACTCCCTGACGCGCAGGTAGTTCAGGAAGTCACTTTTGCACTGACGACGGAAGAGATTGCCGGACAGCGCTTTCTGCTGCTCCGCCAGATAGTTCCAGAGGTTCACATAGGCCATAAAGTCGGAATCTTTATCGGCAAAGCGGCGATGCTTCTCATCGGATGCCTGCTTCTTCTCGGCCGGACGCTCGCGCGGATCCTGAATCGACAGGCCTGCGGTGATGATCATCACTTCGCGCACACAGCCATATTTCTGCGCTTCCAGCACCATCCGCGCCAGCCGGGGATCGACCGGCAACTGCGACAGCTGACGCCCGGAGCCGGTGAGCTTATAGTGACCGGTCTCTTCGTTGAGCGTCAGCGCGCCCAGCTCTTCCAGCAGACGGACACCATCCTGAATGTTGCGCTTGTCGGGTGCTTCCACAAACGGGAAGGCCGCGATATCGCCCAGCCCCAGCGCGGTCATCTGCAGGATCACCGACGCCAGGTTGGTGCGCAGAATTTCCGGATCGGTAAACGCCGGACGACTCAGGAAATCATCTTCCGCGTAGAGACGGATGCAGATCCCGTCTGAAACACGACCACAGCGCCCTTTTCGCTGGTTGGCGGAGGCCTGGGAGATCGGTTCAATCGGCAGGCGCTGCACCTTGGTGCGGAAGCTGTAGCGGCTGATACGGGCCGTGCCGGGGTCGATCACATATTTGATGCCGGGCACCGTCAGCGAGGTCTCGGCGACGTTGGTCGCCAGCACAATACGGCGGCCGCTGTGCGACTGAAAGACCCGGTTCTGTTCGGCGTTCGACAGGCGGGCATAGAGCGGCAGCACCTCGGTGTGCGGCAGATCGCGCTTGTTAAGCGCGTCGGCGGTGTCGCGGATTTCGCGCTCGCCGCTCATAAAGATCAGGATGTCGCCATGGCTCTCGCGCCCCAGCTCATCCACCGCATCGAAAATCGCCTGTAACTGGTCACGATCGCCCTCATCCGCCTCGTCGACCACCGGCCGGTAGCGCACCTCGACCGGATAGGTCCGGCCGGAGACTTCGATCACCGGCGCATGGTTAAAGTGACGCGAGAATCGCTGTGGATCGATGGTGGCGGAGGTGATGATGACTTTCAGATCGGGACGGCGTGGTAACAGCTCACGCAGATAGCCGAGCAGGAAGTCGATATTCAGGCTGCGCTCGTGCGCCTCATCGATGATGATGGTGTCATACTGCATCAGCAGGCGATCCTGCTGGATCTCGGCCAGCAGGATACCGTCGGTCATCAGCTTAACCTGCGTCAGATCGCTGACCTGGTCGTTGAAGCGCACTTTATAGCCGACACAGCCACCCAGCGAGGTGCCCAGTTCATCGGCAATGCGGTTCGCCACGGTCCGCGCTGCCAGACGACGCGGCTGCGTATGACCGATCAGTCCAGTGACGCCACGCCCCAGTGCCAGACAGATTTTGGGCAGCTGAGTGGTTTTACCCGAGCCGGTTTCACCGGCCACAATCACCACCTGGTGATTGCGAATCGCCTCAGCAATATCCTGCTGCTTCTGGCTTACCGGCAGGTTGTCAGGAAACGTAATGGCTGGCGT is part of the Pantoea sp. Ep11b genome and harbors:
- a CDS encoding serine protease translates to MRLATLLMVGLFSFATTVHADDDDDSPTPAEIKMLFFGKDHRQAITDITAAPWDAIGQLETESGNLCTATLISPHLALTAGHCLLAPPGKFDKPVALRFMASDKGWRYELHDIDARVEPSLASKLKADGEGWIVPSSAAPYDYGIVILRNPPSAITPIPLFDGSRSDLTAALKLTGRKVTQAGYPADHLDTLYSHSNCLITGWAQRAVLSHQCDTLPGDSGSPLLLNSENGWQLIAVQSSAPAAKDRYLADNRAIAVTSFKDKLESLAQ
- the hrpA gene encoding ATP-dependent RNA helicase HrpA, translating into MSSPEISPLDALRAQLDGLMLSDRQRLQRRLQGARKVKNPQAQQGIARELEQEIIAAGQRVAQRRAATPAITFPDNLPVSQKQQDIAEAIRNHQVVIVAGETGSGKTTQLPKICLALGRGVTGLIGHTQPRRLAARTVANRIADELGTSLGGCVGYKVRFNDQVSDLTQVKLMTDGILLAEIQQDRLLMQYDTIIIDEAHERSLNIDFLLGYLRELLPRRPDLKVIITSATIDPQRFSRHFNHAPVIEVSGRTYPVEVRYRPVVDEADEGDRDQLQAIFDAVDELGRESHGDILIFMSGEREIRDTADALNKRDLPHTEVLPLYARLSNAEQNRVFQSHSGRRIVLATNVAETSLTVPGIKYVIDPGTARISRYSFRTKVQRLPIEPISQASANQRKGRCGRVSDGICIRLYAEDDFLSRPAFTDPEILRTNLASVILQMTALGLGDIAAFPFVEAPDKRNIQDGVRLLEELGALTLNEETGHYKLTGSGRQLSQLPVDPRLARMVLEAQKYGCVREVMIITAGLSIQDPRERPAEKKQASDEKHRRFADKDSDFMAYVNLWNYLAEQQKALSGNLFRRQCKSDFLNYLRVREWQDIYTQLRQVVRELGIPVNSEPAELQQVHCALLSGLLSHIGQKDSDRQEYTGARNTRFAIFPGSGLFKKPPKWTMVAELVETSRLWGRTAGRIEPEWIEPLAQHLIKRSYSEPHWEKSQGAVMASEKVTLYGLPIVAARKVNYGRIDPVLSRELFIRHALVEGDWQTRHAFFRANQKLRSEVEDLEHKSRRRDILVDDETLFAFYDQRIGKEVVSAKHFDSWWKQASRENAQLLNFDREMLMKEGANSVSQLDYPNFWHQGNLKLKLSYQFEPGADADGVTVHIPLPLLNQVEDAGFEWQIPGIRRELIIALIKSLPKPLRRHMVPAPDYAEAFLGRVTAMEMPLVDALAREFRRMTGVTLDREEWQWEQVPDHLKMTFRVVDEHNRKLLEGKDLTALKAQLKGKVQETLSKVADDGLEQSGLHIWSFGELPRSYEQKRGSYQVKAWPALVDEKESVAIRLFDSEQEQQKMMWRGQRRLLLLNVPSPVKYLHEKLPNKAKLGLYFNPYGKVLELIDDCIACGIDKLMAEAGGPAWDQATFEQLRDKVRGELNETVVTIASQVEQILTAVFNINKRLKGRVDMTMALALSDIKAQMSGLVYRGFVTGNGWQRLADTLRYLHGIERRLEKLPADPHSDRARMLKVQAVEQAYQAWRNKLPPQRQDDEEVQNIRWMIEELRISYFAQQLGTPYPISDKRILQTMDQIAN